The genomic interval CCCTTCATTGCGGCATCCTTCTTCCTTGTCGGAGCGGTTCCGTCAGATATGCCCCTTGTCCCTCAGGTAGTCCCGAAGCGCGACGGTCCAGTGGCGCCGTTCGCCGACGACGGCGGCGACCTTGGCATTCGACAGCACGCTGTAAGGCGGACGCATGGCCGGCGTCGGGAACTCTGCCGAGGTGATCGGCTCGACGGTCGCCGCGATGCCCGTCTGGCGGATGATTTCCTCGGCGAACGCATGCCAGGTCGCATCGCCGCTATTGACGACATGCCAGATGCCGGGCTCGACATCAGCCTTGAGCATGTCGATCAGCGTCGTGGCGATGTCATATGTCGACGTCGGCGACATGTGCTGGTCGGCGACGACCCGCAAGGCGCCCTTCTCACGTCCGAAACGGATCATTGTCTCGACGAAGTTCCCGCCCTTGCCGCTGGCACCGGCGATGCCAAACAACGAGGCGACCCGAAGGACCGTCGTTCGAGCGCAGGCAAGGGTCGCGAGCGTCTCGCCCATCGCCTTGGAGGCGCCGTAGACGTTGACGGGCGCTGTCGGATCGTCCTCCGACAGAGGCGTCCGCTTGGACTGCCCCCCAAAGACATAATCGGTTGAAACGTGAACGAAGCGGGCGGCACGCTGCTCGCACAGCCTTGCCAGAAGCTGGACCAGATGGGCGTTGACGGTGACGCCGAGCTGGGCGTTCTGCTCGACATCGTCGGTCTTGTGATAGCTCGAACAATTGATCAGGACGTCGAAGTCGGCGCTGCCCAGAACGGTGCGCACCGTCTCGAAATCGGTCAGGTCGAGCGCCTGACGGTCGAGCGGGTGCAGGTCCAAGGGCGCTCCGAGGGCCGTATTGGCACGCACGATGTCTGTTCCGAGTTGGCCGTTCGGCCCGAGCAGGATCGCTTTCATGGTTCGGATCTCAAATCCGCAGGATGCCGTCGTTAAGTTCCAGCTCGCGGATGCGTTTGTGCCAGGCGACAAGCTCTTTGTACCATTCGAGGGTAATGGTCTTGGGCGTGCGGTCGATCTTACCGCTGGACAGGGCCTCATAGACGTCGCGCGCTCCGTCGACGGCTGTATACATGGCCTTGAAGCCGAGCTTCTCGATCTTGTCGAAGGCCACCCGGTAGGAACGATGGTCGGGGTCGCCGTACCATTCGATCCTGACGTCGTTGGGCAGCGTATCGGCGACGATCTGCGCCAGCGGGCCGAGCTGATAGTTGTTCTCGTCGGAGCCGACGTTGAAGATCTCGCCGTTGACCTTGTCGGCCGGCGCCGTGAGCATGAAGATCTGCGCGCGGGCCGTGTCCTTGACATGCACCATCGGCCGCCACTGGGTTCCGTCGCGCATCAGCGGCAGGACCCCGGTCTTCCATGCGCCGTAGACCATGCCGTTGATCGCCAGATCGAAGCGCATGCGCGGACTATAGCCATAGACGGTCGCCTGGCGCAGCACCACCACGACGAAATCGTCGCTGGCCAGCGGCAGCACACCGTGCTCGGCCATCTCGTTCGCCTTGGCATAGGTTGTCAGCGGATTGGTCGGCGTGGTTTCATCCGCGATCACCCCCGGTTCCTGGAAGCCATAGAGGCTGCAGGAGGACGGCAGGATGTAGCGTTTCACGCCGCATTTCTTCGCAAGGATCGCGGTGGCGACACGCGACTCGTGGTTGATTGCGTAGGTCTCGTCGCGGAATTCCTCGCCTGACGGATCGTTCGAAATGGCCACGAGATCGATCACATAGTCGATGCCGTCCAACAGGTTTTCGCCGATCAGACGGGTATCGGTCTGAACCATTTCCAGGTTCGGATGCGCGCAAAGCAACTCTTTGCCGAAGAAGTAACGGTCGACGGCGCGAACCTGATAACCCTCTTCCAGCAGCATGGGAACCAGCGTCGTGCCGATGTAGCCGCCCGCTCCGGTTACGAGAACCTTTTTCATCATTGCACTCCACTCGCGTTCGAAACCCGACAGGCAATGACGGGCGGCGATCGCAGAAGAAACGCTCGAAGCAGAAGAATGCCCAAGCCGCAGAATTGTTCGCCGGTGTCGCGCTGCTCTCGATTACTCTGCCAGAAGCAAGCCTGCCACAGCGAATGACGCATCGTGATAACGGTCTTTGGCAACGCCGTCCAGAGGCAAGCCCATGACCACAGGCCGGCTCGAATTCGAGATGTTTGACGGCCCCGGGAGGTGTCGCATGCGCCAAGATCAAAGTC from Polymorphum gilvum SL003B-26A1 carries:
- the rfbD gene encoding dTDP-4-dehydrorhamnose reductase, yielding MKAILLGPNGQLGTDIVRANTALGAPLDLHPLDRQALDLTDFETVRTVLGSADFDVLINCSSYHKTDDVEQNAQLGVTVNAHLVQLLARLCEQRAARFVHVSTDYVFGGQSKRTPLSEDDPTAPVNVYGASKAMGETLATLACARTTVLRVASLFGIAGASGKGGNFVETMIRFGREKGALRVVADQHMSPTSTYDIATTLIDMLKADVEPGIWHVVNSGDATWHAFAEEIIRQTGIAATVEPITSAEFPTPAMRPPYSVLSNAKVAAVVGERRHWTVALRDYLRDKGHI
- a CDS encoding NAD-dependent epimerase/dehydratase family protein, which translates into the protein MMKKVLVTGAGGYIGTTLVPMLLEEGYQVRAVDRYFFGKELLCAHPNLEMVQTDTRLIGENLLDGIDYVIDLVAISNDPSGEEFRDETYAINHESRVATAILAKKCGVKRYILPSSCSLYGFQEPGVIADETTPTNPLTTYAKANEMAEHGVLPLASDDFVVVVLRQATVYGYSPRMRFDLAINGMVYGAWKTGVLPLMRDGTQWRPMVHVKDTARAQIFMLTAPADKVNGEIFNVGSDENNYQLGPLAQIVADTLPNDVRIEWYGDPDHRSYRVAFDKIEKLGFKAMYTAVDGARDVYEALSSGKIDRTPKTITLEWYKELVAWHKRIRELELNDGILRI